The following is a genomic window from Elaeis guineensis isolate ETL-2024a chromosome 10, EG11, whole genome shotgun sequence.
CCTTTATGGTTATTCCTGCATACTCCTGTTTGCCTGTCTGTCTAATCAGTTTATGGTTAAAAAGCTTAGGTATTTTATAATGTTGCAGAAAATATCTTAGACTAATTAAAATCATGGTTCATGATCCTTATCTTGTAATTACAGTATTCTCCGATAAAACATGTAAAAAGGAAAAAGGTGATGCTTTTGATTTTAAGTACAGTTACAAAAGAAGGGCGTGAGACTTAGTTGCCAAGGGGAAAAGCTCTTTATTTAGGAAAGAAGCTGGAAAGAATTTGCATATGGTTAAACATAATTGAGacaaaagagagttataaagaaTATTGGAAGCATCTAAATCTGTAAAACATTATATATTATTTACTAAAATTTGCAATGACTGAAACATAAAAAATGCATTTAATTTCCTATTCTTAATAAAATCAGCAAGTGAATGTTTGATAAAGAAATTTGATCAGATTGGGGATTTTCAGTAATGTGGATAATCTGTGACTAGTGTTTTGAAACTAAGAATTATTTAGTCATCATCCTCGCTCACCATCTATTACTCATTCGGATGTCTTGCAGCTCTGCACCATTCCTCTGGACACTGCAAAAGTCAGGCTTCAGCTACAAAAGAAAGCAGCTATGGGGGATGTGGTGGCTATACCTAAGTACAGGGGATTGCTGGGTACTGTTGCAACAATAGCCAGGGAGGAAGGCTTGACAGCACTTTGGAAAGGTATCATACCTGGGCTGCATCGTCAATGCCTTTTTGGAGGGCTTCGGATCGGATTGTATGAACCAGTAGGTTTCAAATGTTCTACTAGTTCCATTGCTCGATGTCCTGTGAACTGCAATCATAAATTCTATATCGTTGGCCTTGTTGACAGGTTAAGTCTTTCTATGTTGGTGATAATTTTGTTGGAGATATTcctttatccaaaaaaattcttGCCGGGCTTACAACTGGTGGGTGTTGTGGAGTGGATGAAAACACTGGTTTTGAGCTTCAGTCCTTATTAGATTGAAGTCATGAAAATGGTGCCACCAATCACCATTTTCACATGCTGAAATGGAGGTGCTCATTGGGCTACTTTTATTTGACATACTAACATGATGTGATGTTGTTCAACCAGGTGCCCTTGCAATTACAGTGGCAAATCCCACCGATCTTGTCAAAGTACGACTTCAAGCTGAAGGAAAGCTTCCCCCTGGTGTACCAAGACGCTATTCAGGAGCAATGAATGCTTATTACACAATACTTAGACAGGTTataatttgaagataaatagCTAATTAGACTTTAGTTAGTTAATTTTTTCAGCAAACCTGTCTGATTTTGAATTTTAGGAGGGACTTGGGGCTCTATGGACTGGGCTTGGTCCTAATATTGCACGCAATGCTATAATTAATGCTGCTGAATTGGCAAGCTATGATCAAGTGAAACAGGTACAAACATCCAACATTGTTAATTGTTGGTGCCCctaatttctttttcttccctggTGCCTTTTGATGTCATATTTCCTTTCTATGTTTTTTACTTTCTTTTCTGTTGCAGACAATTTTGAAGATTCCTGGGTTCACAGATAACATTTTCACTCATCTTTTAGCTGGTTTGGGGGCTGGCTTTTTTGCTGTCTGCATTGGTTCTCCTGTTGATGTGGTAAGCTTTCAAGCGAACTGCTCCCTCGTTTGGTAAATTTTTCTAATTGAAGGATGCTGGATTTGCtgaatggttgatgaaaagatttacgtttttattttttatatttaagttCTTCCCAGTAACTCTAGGAAACAAGGGGCATAAATGTTGGTTTAGCGGCATAGTCAAAAGCtatcattgatgatttttaacCAGGCTTAAGTGCTGTTGGTGATGTCTTGTATGCTTACCAAATCTGATTCTGTATATTTTTTCCTCTAAGTAGGTTTACTTTGATGGAATCTAAAGTTGGGCAGATAATAATCTGATGAAAGCTTTGATGTGTCTCAACAGAAATGCATGGTTGATCTTTATAATGTTTTCATACCTTCCCCTGCTTGAAACCCCTAATTGATCTCTTTCcctttattttttcattatacAATATCTTTTCACTACCTTCTTTTCACTACCTTATTTACATTATGCTTCCAATGTTATTTTGGCTACATCCCTACATGGCTGTTGTACTAAAAACAAGATATTCTTTCCAGTGCAGATACTAggaatataaaaataatcattGGTTCATTGTGGTTTAAAAAATTGTCATGTATTTTTGCCTGCTTTAAGGCTTTTTCTTTAAGTTATATTTTAGGGTTACTTTTGTATAATTTGTGACTAGATAAATAGGTGGCTATTATTGGATAGAATCATATAGATATGGAGTTTAATATGCAAGCAGATATTGAGGCCTTTTGAATTACCTAGCTGACAAGCTTGAATGGACTTTTGCAGGTGAAATCGAGAATGATGGGAGATTCATCCTACAAGAGCACACTTGATTGTTTCATCAAGACACTGAAAAATGATGTATGTTCATTTCTTGTACCATCTTCCTTCTTTGTTTTCAAAGTAGACTGACTCATTTATGAGTACAAGATGTTGTCACTAGAAGAACTATGTCATTTTAGACTATGGGTGTTGCTTCAAGATCTCTCTTTTAATGTCTTTCCCTCTGGGATCTCATTATACTAGTATTTCGTGGATTCTAATGATGGCTTGTTTTTACTGAAACTAAGTCATGATATTGCTGACATTACACATGAAACTGCTGGTCTTAGCCATTTCCAATTTGCATGACAAAGTTCCACATGTTTCAGATCTGTATGCATATCAGATACATCTATAACTGGCAACGGATGTATGTAATCACATTACTTTCCAAAGTTTCTAAACTCTTATATGTGCCCAAGTGATAGAGCTTTGACTGTTCATGGTTTGTGTGGCTGAGTAGATACCTGGAGGTAAAATCCTTTGGTTTCTCATTGGATGAGTGCTGGTTAGGGAACTAGTTGAACTAATTGTTAACCTTTGCTGTATTGGTCATACATGTGTATTCTTATTACTTTTTCTTATTAAATTTTATCCACAAAGTTTCAGCTGCTTGATTTTATAATATGCCAGACATAATTTGAACCAAAACTGAAACTTGAGCACTGTAATACTTGAATCTGTAGTTAGAAAATGCTGTATATAAATATTATAGAGTTATTTGCATTTCAATTATTGAGAGCTAATGATAAAAGCACtgtaaataatatatgaatttttaGTTAGTAAATGCTGTATATAAATATTATAGagttacttgcattttgattattgaAAGCTTGTGATCAATGTATTTCTTTGGTTTTGATTATGTAATATTTATAAAACATTGTCATGTGCAGAAATTCATGGTATATATAACATATCAAACATGCATATGCCGACACATTAATACACACGTAGCTAGAGATGACTTGTGAAATCATGCTGGAAAACTATGTTTTGGATAAATTGTGTGGGATAAAAGAAGTAGATGGTCTGTTTCACTCTTAGGAAATCTGGCACCTTTCTTCTCTGGATATTTATaccattaattttaatatttaaatagttACAAGTTACGGTGTGAGTAGAGTCATCTTAGATAAGAAAATGATTTCCTTTTGCAGGGACCTTTTGCTTTCTATAAGGGTTTTGTTCCTAATTTTGGTCGGCTAGGATCATGGAATGTGATTATGTTCTTGACTTTGGAGCAGGTAATGTCAAGTTCATATCCTTACACCATATAGTGTGATTATAATTATTCTGTATTTTATGTGCACAGACACTTGCACCGTTACACACTAGTTTCTAAAACGAAAATCTTTCTAAAATAGCTGATTGTTGACAAATGCTATTTAAATTAGCTGATGGAGGCAGCTGTTTGATGATTCAGGCATAGAATCTTCTTAATTCAACTGAGTTACCACACTTTCTGTTGTAGAAACTTATACAGAAGATTTTCCTTCTATGTTTAACATTAAAGATTTTTCCATCTTACAGAAAACGTTTTTTTACATGTACAAACTGGCATGTGCTGATTAAGACGTTGTAGTGCAAATTGTTTTACCATCTTTTTTGTCCTTCACTGACAGGTCAAGAAGTTATTTACGAGACAAGTGCCAAGTTGATACATTAACTTTGGGGATTTGTGGGGAGTTTAATAAAGTTTATTTTGGCGAGGTAATCAGCTGACGGTACTCGGCAAATGATACCAAAATCCCCAAAGTGGCGCTGCTGTGATGTGATTCATAAACATTTTGAACTCAGAGCTTTTGTTCCCGAACATAAAAGCTTTTAAAATCTGTGTTATGTCATTGTCTCATCAACCAATTTCTAGGCATTTAAGGCATCAAGCAGATGAAGTTGTTGCTTGGTTTGCTAATCTGGAAACTGAAATAATCTATTTTATGTTTGAACTTAAGTTTTATTCGATTTATCTCATGGAGTTGCATCCTTTTCcaccattcatcatcatcattttgaATGTAGAGGAGCACTGGAACAGTGCATCATTGTAAATCAACGTAAAACCTTCCACTTTTGATatcaaagatcggatgggaggttTAGAATGCCAAGATCACCCCATATAGTGGTTCCTTGAAGCTGCAATCTTATGCCGCTACTTGATCATCGGGGCATTATAATTCAAGAGGCTGTGCATGATTTAATGCGGCTTCGTCTGACTGAGGACAAGTAAAAGGAAAAGAATGATATGCCTTCCAATTTATTTGTGTGCAGGGTGATAGCCTTGATGTTGATCGTTCGTAAAATATCTTCAGCTATGTTCATCAGCACCAGAATCCTGCTTTGCAAAATCAGAGTATTGCTTAGGTCCCATAGCTCCCCTTTCGGATGATTTTCTGCTTATGTTCTCCATCACTTTATTCTTCTGAAGAAGGCTAATAAATAAAGCTAATCAACGGTATGTGGATCAAGACTGACAGTTAACAAAGCCACGAGCATCCAGCTGTGGCGTATGATATAACAGTGAGAACTATGGTAGGACATAAGTAGAACTCAACAATAATTACTTGAGGCTGCTATCAATATGAGATATTGCCTGACACATGACCTGCAGAAtgggaaattttttgtgcaccgtggATGGTGTGAAAAATCTGATGTAGAGCATATTGCTTTATATAATTGATTTGTGTAGTCATCgtttttcaatacgtatttattgtctttagatctatttttttatttaaaaattttgtatggcgaaaatatctttattttctgaaaaaaatatgTCATCTTGTGacatattatgattttttatacgtaggatgtcataatacggttcagaaaattatgatatcctgtagcatattatgatatcatgcgtcaaattatgacttcctacatgtaggatgtcataacatggctcagaatgtcataatacaatccaggatgtcataatatataggggatatttttgtccaactatttttcaatgtccatttaatgtctgcagttgcattttttcgtttgaaaattttgaatgatgaaaatatcctttctctttgaagaaaattatgatatcctgtgaaatattatgatattttcaaaattatgatttgctgcatgcaggatgttataatatggatataagatgtcacaattttttctaaaaagtaaggatattttcatcattcaaaattttcaaacgaaaagatAAAACTGTAGGTATTAAATGTACATTGAAAAGTGATGGCAACGTGGATCAATCACGTTAAGCGGTATGTTTTATGTCGGATTTTTTATGCTGtccgcggtgcacaaaaaatttctccacGAGAACATGCGGGAAAGTGATACGGAGGAGGCTTTCTTGCTCTGGCTGAGGAGATCAAGAAATTCAAAGGCAAGTCATCGTTACAATCACAAAACACCATCTGCTACTGGTTCTGTTATCAGATCTGGCAGCATTCTCATAATAGCATCGCCCCTTGTATTTGCTGTATCCCCTTCTATGAATGCCCGGACACCCAGCCATGCTACCCAACCTCAACCAAACTGTAAATCTGTAAGTAGGTTTCTCCTAAACTCCTCGAGGAAACCTGTGAAAAACCTCAATCTACACCCTTTGTTATAAAGAATGAAGTTCCCAAGGGCTGCTTTTCATGTGTATGCTAGTAAATTGCTGCCAAATATAGCATGAGGAATGGCATCTGTTTCTTGTTACAGCTATTTATGGTAAGCTCATCATCGTTGCAAATTGAAAAATGGTTTGGCTTTAAATAGGTGAAATATGAATTGAGCTCAACTGTTTGAGCTCGTTGTTTTTGGTGTTTCATCAGATAATTTGAAAGTGACAAGGCTAAGaggtttcatgaatttattgccTCATGGATCATATACAAGTAGAATCTGTTACATAGCCACAAGCAACAGTTTGTGTACTGAAAAAGAgcaacaatatttaaaaaaaaaaaagcctttaaACCTGCTTACAATCACACTGACATGTCCATTTCCAGTAACTGAATGGAAGGACTTCAGTAAAACAAAATAGTCGATAACCATTTTATACTTTAACGAATACCAATTCTTTAGTGCAACTTGTGTTAACAGATGTTGAACCTACGTATTATTTTGCAAATCACATCTCGTTACCTCATCCCTGTTTCCTAGGTTCATAGTATGTACTTGAACATGCTCTCCAAAATCCAACCCAAGAAAAAGAACCCTGTAAGATCTCCTTCTATTAATGTCAAAAAGTAACAAAAAAAACTCACAAAGTGAACACAGCGCCCAATGTCATAAAATGCACTCGGAAGTCCAAACCTTTGACTTGTGACATAGAAGAAGAGCAAAACGGGGGATAGAATTCTTGGTCAATCACAAAACTCGTAGAGACCATCAGCTTAGTTTCTTTTTCTCCAGAATCCAATTCTTAACCTTCTGCAAATACTCGGCATACGTTCTCTTGTACATTTGCACCTCCATATAAGCCACTTTCATATGCCTGTCAATAAAATCTTCATACTTCTCATACAGCACCGGGATGGTTAAGATGATAACAAGGCCTGCAAAGAAGAAAATAAGGAAACTGAGCTTAAGGCCATTTAGTGAGGTGATGATAATTCCAGGATAAAAACCCTGGTATATTCATTCTCAAAAGCTTAACCTCTATGATAAAACTGCTACCCTGATGCCATAAGTTTAAAAAACCATTtctgatattttatgttaaaatctTTCTTCTGATATTTCAGATGATCAGAAACTGATAAGTAGTTATATTTAATCCAGGTTTTCATGACCAGGTCATTCTGTAGACccctcaaataatttttatgtaattaaaCTGCAAATTTCCAAGTTGATGAGAAATCAGTAAACCATTGCAACTCCAACCTATTCCTGACAGTTAGCTCTGTACTATTTTTCAGCAGTTGAATTCAAGGAGGTATGTCGCCACATGTTAAACCAAGTAACTTTAATTGGCTTTTCATAGAATTTGAGTGTACAATTAGCTTAATGCTAACAATCGAAATCTAAAAATGCCTTAAGAACCACTTACTTGTGTAAACCAAAGTAAGAAAATCAGACAAGCTACCAATGATTGAGATAAGCCATAAACTTATGGCGACTCTATAGAAAAGCTTCAAGTCCTTTCCAAGTGCAATATAATGAAATGCCAAGAGTACCATATTCACATGAGAGCGCACAAGTACTGCTGCTTCATTCATGACTTCTTCTGTGAGGCGCATCTCAGGTATGGGTGGAGGGAGCCTGCATTTTTGTCAACAAGCTGCTTTATGTTTATTAATTTGGCATAATATGAGGGGAAAAATGAAACAACACCTTAATGTAAAAAATGAAAATACTGGAAAATTATTCGAAGAAGTCAGGATTTGAATGTCTGAACTTGTTCTTGAACTATTTTTGTTGCTCACAGTTAACCAGAAACCATTGCTCAACTCGTACATTATGTGCTGGGTATGCATCAATACCTGAGCAACATCCTAAACTCAAAGGTCATGAATAAGGGTTTGCAACAACAGTATCCTGAGCATTTCTGCTTCTTATTCACTATGATTTAACAGAGGACATAAATTCCATCAGTGCTTTATGCTACGTGTTAAATTCTTGACCACATGCCAAAGATTCATAAAACCCAAATGTGTAACTGAATATTGAAATGCTAGCAAGCTCAATTGAGTCAAAACAAAGATTATGctaaatgctccaaaaactctccATTACCTGTTAAGAATTGCAGCTGCCTTTGCCCATGTAAAAAGGATGGAAATCAAGAGCAGCAGAACATTAGAAACAAAGGACAGCAGAGTATAACCAGATCTTTCAAAGATCAACCAAGCAGCCAGCATTCCGAGCACTATCCCGATCGAAACATCTCTTCTCCTCCACAGCACCACATC
Proteins encoded in this region:
- the LOC105050559 gene encoding LOW QUALITY PROTEIN: reticulon-like protein B12 (The sequence of the model RefSeq protein was modified relative to this genomic sequence to represent the inferred CDS: inserted 2 bases in 1 codon; deleted 1 base in 1 codon), which gives rise to MPAAPPRLSLPCESHSIPHRAHPGQKRRKGXSRFSPIILQRVPDRFMGSSTRLSGRERSVHEILGGGIVCDTVADVVLWRRRDVSIGIVLGMLAAWLIFERSGYTLLSFVSNVLLLLISILFTWAKAAAILNRLPPPIPEMRLTEEVMNEAAVLVRSHVNMVLLAFHYIALGKDLKLFYRVAISLWLISIIGSLSDFLTLVYTSLVIILTIPVLYEKYEDFIDRHMKVAYMEVQMYKRTYAEYLQKVKNWILEKKKLS
- the LOC105050560 gene encoding mitochondrial uncoupling protein 1; the encoded protein is MVADHGSKTEISFAGRFASSAIAACFAELCTIPLDTAKVRLQLQKKAAMGDVVAIPKYRGLLGTVATIAREEGLTALWKGIIPGLHRQCLFGGLRIGLYEPVKSFYVGDNFVGDIPLSKKILAGLTTGALAITVANPTDLVKVRLQAEGKLPPGVPRRYSGAMNAYYTILRQEGLGALWTGLGPNIARNAIINAAELASYDQVKQTILKIPGFTDNIFTHLLAGLGAGFFAVCIGSPVDVVKSRMMGDSSYKSTLDCFIKTLKNDGPFAFYKGFVPNFGRLGSWNVIMFLTLEQVKKLFTRQVPS